The following are encoded in a window of Thermodesulfobacterium geofontis OPF15 genomic DNA:
- a CDS encoding flagellar biosynthetic protein FliR, with translation MEILQILEKNIYTFFFIFYRTLLLFLLFPLFSVTFFPTKLKIIISLVFALILAPVLTFKLPPLTDVNVVRILVSDFIFIFLISLIFRIILAGIQLGGELVGIQMGFGISQTIDPISGFSMPVISQFVYIIFLLLFFSFDFHHQLIYFLYESFEKIPPGSFLLKEEIGIFILKKSKLIFELSIKFLAPLLVFMMLIYVSLAVIGRLIPQINIIFVAFPLITGLGILFFGLMLAILPRIIYPCFTDYFKSIFFFLR, from the coding sequence ATGGAGATACTACAGATATTAGAAAAAAATATTTATACTTTCTTTTTTATATTTTATAGAACCCTTCTTCTTTTTCTTCTTTTTCCTCTTTTTAGTGTAACCTTTTTTCCTACTAAGTTAAAAATTATTATTTCTTTAGTTTTTGCCCTAATTTTAGCTCCGGTTTTAACCTTTAAACTCCCTCCTCTTACTGATGTGAATGTAGTAAGAATTTTGGTTTCAGATTTTATTTTCATTTTCCTTATTTCTTTAATTTTCAGAATTATTTTAGCAGGAATCCAGTTAGGGGGAGAGCTTGTAGGAATACAAATGGGATTTGGCATCTCCCAAACCATAGATCCTATATCTGGGTTTAGTATGCCTGTTATTTCTCAATTTGTGTATATTATCTTTTTGTTACTCTTTTTTAGTTTTGATTTCCATCATCAATTAATTTATTTTCTTTATGAAAGTTTTGAAAAGATACCTCCCGGAAGCTTTCTTTTAAAAGAAGAAATTGGCATTTTTATTCTTAAAAAGAGTAAACTTATATTTGAGCTTAGTATTAAATTTTTAGCACCTCTTTTAGTTTTTATGATGCTTATTTATGTGAGTTTGGCTGTTATTGGAAGATTAATACCTCAAATAAACATTATTTTTGTAGCCTTTCCTTTGATAACAGGACTTGGAATTTTATTTTTTGGTCTTATGCTTGCTATTCTTCCAAGGATTATATATCCCTGTTTTACTGATTATTTTAAATCTATATTTTTCTTTTTGAGGTAA
- the fliQ gene encoding flagellar biosynthesis protein FliQ, protein MTDTTVLNLAKEAVILSLILSGPLLLTALVVGLIISILQAVTQIQEMTLTFVPKILAMVLVFILTLPWTLKKLITFTENLILNIPNFVK, encoded by the coding sequence ATGACTGATACTACAGTTTTAAATTTAGCTAAAGAAGCGGTTATTCTTTCTCTAATTCTTTCAGGACCTCTTCTTCTTACTGCCTTGGTAGTTGGCTTAATTATAAGTATTTTACAAGCTGTAACTCAAATTCAGGAAATGACACTTACCTTTGTTCCCAAAATACTTGCTATGGTTTTAGTATTTATCTTGACTTTGCCCTGGACCTTAAAAAAATTGATTACCTTTACAGAAAATTTAATTTTAAACATACCTAACTTTGTTAAATAG